A single Phycisphaerales bacterium DNA region contains:
- a CDS encoding ATPase, T2SS/T4P/T4SS family: MAKTTASQTDTVKVSELKGRRIGRVLTKLGKVTREQVHEALSVQRARKEKGDKALLGDLLQEMGVITADDVLAAVAGQAGMRMVNIEIDEISAEAIEALPVETANTYQIIPLSFNEATRQISIAMKSPDNFRAVDDLRLLMGFKVDAVVAPASQIDAVLEKFYSEQKASMADMMAELEGSDELAVLEGRGDSIDLEVLASAAEDNKVVRLLNMVLLQAIKDKASDIHFEPFEEEFKMRYRIDGVLYEMIPPPQHLALPIVSRIKVMANLDIAERRLPQDGRIELVVNNLPIDLRISVLPTMFGESVVMRVLDRSNVQLSLNKIGLRDDELEEMEGLIRKPNGIVLITGPTGSGKTTTLYAALTELNEADTKILTAEDPVEYDIDGMIQCQVNLDQDLTFGRLLRSFLRQDPDIILVGEIRDLETAQIAIQAALTGHLVFSTIHTNDAPSSVLRLVDLGVEKFLLTATVEAIVAQRLVRRVCIACKEEFTPTDEELLELELRRDAVEGRTFFRGRGCEACNNSGYKGRLAIFEIMPLDDKIRNMIMADASTAVLREEARKRGMRTLRESGLFAIFEGQTTIDEVVRETIVEE; this comes from the coding sequence GTGGCAAAAACCACAGCATCTCAAACAGACACCGTTAAGGTCAGCGAGCTTAAGGGACGTCGTATTGGGCGTGTCTTGACCAAGCTGGGCAAAGTCACGCGCGAGCAGGTGCATGAGGCATTGTCCGTTCAGCGTGCTCGTAAGGAGAAGGGTGATAAGGCGCTCCTGGGTGACTTACTTCAAGAGATGGGCGTCATCACAGCGGATGATGTTTTAGCAGCCGTCGCAGGCCAGGCCGGGATGCGAATGGTCAATATTGAGATCGATGAGATTTCAGCTGAGGCGATTGAAGCGCTGCCAGTGGAAACGGCCAATACCTATCAGATTATTCCTCTGTCATTTAATGAGGCGACGCGACAGATTTCGATCGCGATGAAGAGTCCAGACAACTTTCGCGCGGTTGATGACCTGCGTTTGTTGATGGGATTCAAAGTGGATGCAGTGGTGGCACCAGCAAGCCAGATTGATGCGGTGCTGGAAAAATTCTACAGCGAGCAAAAGGCATCGATGGCCGACATGATGGCCGAGCTCGAAGGAAGTGATGAGCTTGCGGTATTGGAAGGTCGGGGTGATTCCATCGACCTGGAAGTGCTCGCAAGCGCTGCAGAAGATAACAAGGTTGTTCGTTTACTCAATATGGTTTTGCTGCAAGCCATTAAGGACAAGGCATCGGATATTCACTTTGAGCCCTTTGAAGAAGAGTTCAAGATGCGTTACCGCATTGATGGTGTTCTTTACGAGATGATTCCTCCGCCGCAGCACTTGGCGCTGCCAATTGTGTCTCGCATTAAGGTGATGGCCAATCTCGATATCGCTGAACGGCGGCTTCCGCAGGATGGTCGTATCGAGTTGGTGGTTAATAATCTTCCAATCGATCTACGTATCTCAGTATTGCCGACCATGTTTGGTGAGTCAGTCGTGATGCGTGTGCTCGATCGTTCGAATGTGCAGTTGAGCCTCAATAAGATTGGGCTGCGGGATGACGAGTTAGAAGAGATGGAAGGTCTGATCCGCAAGCCAAACGGAATTGTCTTGATCACTGGGCCAACCGGCTCCGGTAAGACAACGACCTTGTATGCGGCGTTGACGGAACTCAATGAGGCCGATACGAAGATTCTTACTGCTGAAGATCCTGTGGAATATGACATTGATGGCATGATTCAGTGTCAGGTGAATCTTGATCAAGATCTCACATTCGGCCGTTTGCTTCGCTCCTTCTTGCGTCAAGATCCAGATATTATTCTGGTGGGTGAAATTCGTGACCTTGAAACAGCGCAAATTGCTATTCAGGCTGCGTTGACGGGCCACTTGGTGTTTTCAACGATCCATACCAATGATGCGCCATCTTCAGTGCTCCGGCTGGTTGATCTCGGCGTCGAAAAATTTCTGTTGACGGCAACAGTTGAAGCGATTGTGGCGCAGCGATTGGTGCGTCGTGTATGCATCGCTTGTAAGGAAGAATTTACGCCAACAGATGAAGAGCTCTTGGAGCTCGAACTGCGGCGCGATGCTGTTGAAGGTCGGACCTTCTTCCGCGGCCGTGGCTGTGAAGCGTGTAATAACAGTGGTTACAAGGGTCGCTTGGCAATCTTCGAGATCATGCCGCTGGATGACAAGATTCGTAACATGATTATGGCCGATGCATCGACAGCGGTATTGCGTGAAGAAGCGCGTAAGCGAGGCATGCGTACGTTGCGTGAATCGGGGCTCTTTGCCATCTTTGAAGGGCAAACAACGATTGATGAGGTCGTCCGCGAGACGATTGTTGAAGAATAA
- a CDS encoding type II secretion system F family protein, producing MPTYQYEALNSAGKPESGSIEASSSEEAIQRIRQQGHFPTSVREQKVKGGKVGKKKGEPKKKGKKKKKGEFSISIFPVSGKKLCLFTRQLSTLQDAGLPLLRSLQILESQEKPGQLKSILGAICEDVEAGSTLSDAMAKHPRAFNRLYCKMVNAGEIGGVIDIILQRLANFMEKAQRLKRRIIGACIYPAVVIFIAVAIVMGIMYFVIPKFQEIFLDFDVPLPKLTLFMIDTSAWVVGNLSENQLVPGWIIVVGSPFILWVLLFLVRKTRHGRAITDQIRLRLPLFGTIIRKTAVARFTRTLGTLISAGVPILEAIMITRDTSGNHVYEVALTNVHDSIREGETFAGPLREAKVCDPIVVNMIDVGEETGDLDVMLNKIADNYDEEVDVAVQALLSLLEPLMVVVLGGIVGTIVLALFLPLVNMIESVSGRTGG from the coding sequence ATGCCAACCTATCAGTATGAAGCATTGAACTCTGCAGGTAAGCCAGAATCTGGCTCCATTGAAGCGTCGTCGAGTGAAGAGGCGATTCAACGCATTCGCCAGCAGGGACATTTTCCCACCTCTGTGCGCGAGCAAAAAGTCAAAGGTGGCAAGGTTGGTAAGAAGAAGGGTGAGCCTAAGAAGAAAGGCAAGAAAAAGAAAAAAGGCGAATTTTCGATCAGCATTTTTCCTGTCAGCGGTAAGAAGCTTTGTCTCTTTACACGACAGCTTTCAACGTTGCAAGATGCTGGTCTTCCCTTATTGCGGTCGCTGCAGATTCTCGAATCACAGGAGAAGCCTGGTCAGCTCAAATCTATTTTGGGCGCGATTTGTGAGGATGTGGAAGCTGGTTCAACGCTTTCAGATGCAATGGCGAAACACCCGCGTGCCTTCAATCGACTTTATTGCAAGATGGTCAATGCTGGTGAAATTGGTGGTGTGATCGACATCATTCTTCAGCGGCTGGCCAACTTTATGGAAAAGGCCCAACGCTTGAAGCGTCGTATTATTGGCGCTTGTATTTATCCTGCAGTGGTCATCTTTATTGCGGTCGCGATCGTGATGGGCATCATGTATTTTGTGATTCCAAAGTTCCAAGAGATCTTTTTGGACTTCGATGTGCCACTTCCGAAGCTGACGCTCTTTATGATTGATACAAGTGCTTGGGTGGTAGGGAATCTCAGTGAAAACCAGCTTGTGCCGGGCTGGATTATTGTCGTTGGCTCGCCATTTATCTTGTGGGTTCTTTTGTTTTTAGTACGGAAGACGCGCCATGGTCGCGCTATTACAGACCAGATCCGTCTGCGCTTGCCGCTTTTTGGAACCATTATTCGCAAGACTGCTGTGGCTCGCTTTACGCGAACGTTGGGCACCTTGATTTCTGCTGGTGTGCCTATTCTTGAAGCGATCATGATTACCCGAGATACCTCTGGAAATCATGTGTATGAAGTCGCACTGACGAATGTGCATGACTCTATTCGTGAGGGTGAAACATTTGCGGGGCCACTTCGTGAAGCGAAGGTCTGTGACCCAATTGTCGTGAATATGATCGATGTTGGTGAAGAGACCGGTGATCTTGATGTCATGCTTAACAAGATTGCAGATAACTATGACGAAGAGGTTGATGTGGCGGTTCAAGCGCTGCTTAGCCTTTTGGAGCCGCTGATGGTGGTGGTTCTTGGTGGCATCGTTGGCACCATTGTTTTGGCACTGTTCTTGCCATTGGTGAACATGATTGAATCGGTATCAGGCCGTACGGGCGGTTGA